The Candidatus Atribacteria bacterium genome has a window encoding:
- a CDS encoding ArsR family transcriptional regulator, whose product MEAAIKIFKALSDETRLRIYLLLLQGECCVCELVNILNMEQSRISHSVRILKEAGLVINRREGKWIIYAVNPETENNRIIKSLKNELKLPEQDLKNISKCKEEKIREKFKCN is encoded by the coding sequence ATGGAAGCAGCGATAAAGATCTTCAAAGCCTTATCTGATGAAACTCGCCTGCGTATTTATTTGCTTCTACTGCAAGGTGAATGTTGTGTCTGTGAATTGGTAAATATATTAAATATGGAACAATCAAGAATTTCACACAGTGTTAGGATTTTAAAAGAAGCAGGTCTGGTGATCAATCGGCGAGAAGGTAAGTGGATCATTTATGCAGTAAACCCTGAAACTGAAAATAACAGAATAATTAAAAGTTTAAAAAATGAATTAAAATTACCGGAACAGGATTTAAAAAATATTAGCAAATGTAAGGAAGAAA